Within the Kluyveromyces lactis strain NRRL Y-1140 chromosome A complete sequence genome, the region ctgTGTTGCCCTCTTCCCCTAATTTACCCGACCGGATTTCAGTATTCGGATAAACTCACACATTTTCTCCGTTATTGCTATACTTTAGTATCTGTAGTGCAATATTACCCGGTGACCTGCTTATTACATACACAAAGTAGTATCGCAACCATAGGAGGAAACGGGAAAGCAAGTTCGGGTGCACCCCTCAGTTTACCCCTCGCCAGCCACCCCTTGCGCTTCATATTATCAAGCCCTTGGCATTCTCTCCCTCCTCACTCTACTCGGTAATTGCTAACCATCCTACTCGTGCCGGCCGATCATTGCAAACTACATGCCTTTCTGAAAAGTTTAGCCGTACAAACTCATCGGTATTTGctaaaaaaaacaaaaacgaCGACATTAACCTTGTCTTGCCAGTTAAAATGATTCATAAACTAGTTGCTACGCGCTACTCTCTACAATTTAACCCTTTTCACCTCATTTAAAATAGTAGTCCTCCGCCTCTCTGAtgcttcttccttttctctCTTAAAGGGTCGCTTCGTgttacttttttttctctgttATCTCCTTTCTAATCCCGCTTCTTTTGAACGTATATTATATTATTAATACGTTTgggttcttttttttagaATAAGAGATATTttatattattttcatttaGAAAGTTTAAACTTGCTTTATTTTACAGGGGAACAAAGGTTTAAATCAAACAAACTTCAAGCTACACAGTCTTCAGGCTCAAATCCCATACTTGGTTGAGGATCTTTGTCAACTAAGGTCAATTCAGGTTCAGAATCACATTAGAAACTAGAGTGTGTCTACATAATCTCTTTGATTAGCGAAGCACGAgttctgttttttttccatcCTTCTCTGTGTGTTTTTGCCACCCTTTGTCATCACATCTCTGCTCATAGAAAGAAAGCGAGAGAGTAAACTAATCGAGTTCGACTAAGTGTTGTTGAATTGAGTACATATTCTATTCTACCCTATCATATCATATTCGCACAAAAAAGATGAGTACATCAACCGCTAAACGACCTTTTGACAACAAGAGGGCCGGTTCGCCCGATGATGGTACGGATAGCGATTCTGGGGGCAACAATTCCGGATCGAGTCCCGCTTCCAAACGTAGGGAACGTAAGCCAGGTAGGAAGCCTTTGGAAACCGAGGCGAAGGACAAGAGGACTGCTCAGAACAGGGCTGCTCAAAGAGCGTTCCGTGAACGTAGAGAGCGCAAGATGAAGGAATTAGAGGATAAAGTTAGTCAGTTGGAATCTCTCAATAAACAATCGGAATTGGAAACTAAATTCTTGAGGAATCAGGTCACGAATCTATTATCAGAGCTAAAACGTTACAATCCAGAACTCCCCAAGAAAAGAGATTCTATCCTTTTGGATTACCTAGCCAAACAACGTAAAGCGTCCATTGATAGCAATCCGGATTTTTCTGCCGCAGCCAATAAAGCAGCTAACAGCAAGGACAGTAGCACTGCTATATCGAGCTCTAATTTCCAGTTCGAATTCCCTTGGAAAATGGACCCCTCGAAGATTCCTTCTCCATCCTCAGATTCTACTTCTCCCTCTGCTTCCACATCGATTTTGGATAATGCTAATAACAAGAGCGTCAGCAGTACAAATTTGAACCATTCTCGTTCCAGTATTTCCaactcttcatcgtcaCCTTCTAACGTTAATGGGCTGTCGTCAAGAAAACACTCAAATACTCTAAATTTGTACCAGACTCAGTCAAATGTCACTTCGGAATTCGATTTTGATTCGCAGTTCGATGAATCTGTTTCTAGTTTCTGCTCCAAACTGAGCATGGCATGCGGCACAAAGTCTAACCCAATACCAAAAGCAAGCCCTGTTTCAACACCGTCCTCTTCAGACCTCCTGAAACCGAAATCCAATAGTAATGTTAATATTACTAATCAcaacaataataaaattAACAGCAAGGATCTGTCTTCCTCTGCACCTCTACATGACTCTGCATCCGCCTCTGCTTTGAATAACCACGATTCTGTAAATGCGGTATCCAATCAGTTCAGTGTTGATAAACAATACAATGATAGCTCTCATTCTCAAGCAACGCCGAATGGTTTGGATAACGATTCAAGTGTTTCTGCTTGGCAACAACCTAGTTTTGGTCAACTAGGATTCAGAACTGACCAGCTGTTTGATCTGGACTTGGACAGTGCCTCACCAATTACTAAACAGAAGGATAACAACTATAGCACAACCACTAATAACACGAATAGTCCGGCCAAGGCTGACGGGATGTATTGGAACTTCAACACCCCACTGAGCAATATGGTGTCGCGTAATATGCAAAATCCAGAAATACCCTTCATTGACACAGGTCTTGCGTTCCCTGATTATGATGATCCGTtacttgatattttgaaggaagaacaagaaaatgaacaaGTGGAAGGAGACTCAGATCCCATACAAGCTTTGATTAATGAGGAACCGTCGATGCCTCTCTGTCATGATCCTGCAGCCAATGCTGGGGCTTCGGTTTCCGAAACCGATAAGCTGtcaaatcaagaagaaatagtACAGGATATTATTCCTTCTAATGACGGTAAACTTTTGAAGTGTTCCGAAGTCTGGGATCGTATTACTGCACATCCACGTTACTCGGACCTAGATATCGATGGTCTATGTTTGGAGCTACGGACAAAGGCTAAATGTTCGGAAAAAGGTGTCGTTGTCAATGCGGAGGATGTTCAAAAGGCTTTGATTTCGCATATGCAATGAATAATCATTTCACTTGGTTTCGCACCACAATACTGTTACGTTCAAATTAACggtttcaattcttttaacGAGTTTCCgatgtctttctttttgaagtAGAGGACATATCTTTTTCGAATGGATAATTACGAACTCCTCATTCCTGAAGAAACTTAAATTACATGGATCACGAATACAAAGACAAAATAACCAAATTTTCAGTCTTAAAAGACTTAATAAAACTTTCAGAATTATCCCTCTTATATTGAGCATGTTCGaacttttttcttttgtctcCCTTTTATCATCGATCAATAAAACGCTTATTCTACTTTGgttttttccttttacTATAATGtttttcaaccaattttcactttcaaatttttttaCACTACCTTTTCTTGTATAAATCCATCCTCCCACGTAATCTAATTAATCAACTTATAATAACACACCGTCCATCTGAATTGTTGCgaaattcaataaattaTCTTTATCAGATTAATTATAGTCTGATTGGTCTGTTATTTATCAAGAGTAAAGGCAGCATTGTAATTAAGTAGCCCAATAAACAAGACTCAATAATCATAATGTCATTTATTTTCTAATGAACACAGAACTACTTACATTATACTACAATTGTGGGAAGTGGACTTTTTCCGCTGTCTTGCTCTAACTTTGGCAAgatttttcttgatctttaTTGCCTCCTCATCTATATTACTATTCAGTGTCTGCAATAACACAGGCATTGGCTGAGACTTGATTCTGTTCATGAAATTCCCTCTGGAGTCCCTTGATACCGTGTTTTGCACAGTTTCCATACTTTTTTTGGTATTGGACCTATTTAAGGCCCACGCACCAATACTTTCCACCGTTCTGATGGACCTATGACCTGCTGTAGCCGCAGTTGCTGGCGAGTACAGTCCGATGACTGGTTCATCCGCAATGGAGTCATTTGAATTTCCTGTGTAACATTCAATCGAGTTATCAGAACTTAATTCACTCATTGAATCATCAACTTCATGTGGACTATACATATTTCCATTAGTCAGAGTATTATTGACTGTAATCAGATGTTGTAAAGATAGCTCCGTGTTATCGTCGACAGAATCCTTAACGTGGATCATAGAGTAAAACAGAATTTTGGGTAAAAATTTACTGAAGTCCAAAATATCGTATAACGACAACATTTGTAAATTGCCTAAATTAAAATCCGTATCGTATAAGAGCCAATCATCATTTATGTCAGCATTACTTCTATCGTTTTCGCTTTGTCTTATGCCAGTAAAGATTTGTTCTGTTTCCTTGTTGGTTATAAGAATTGACTGTAACACTAACCTAAATGTGCCGAAATTGTCAGATATAGAAATGCTAGGTGGAATCGAGATATCTTTGCTTTTCATATCGTCAGCGGATTCGACGTCATGATGAtgatcatcatcatcttcatcttcttcatcttcgtctaTTGCCCTTGTCACAGTTTGGACCAAAGCTTCTCCACGGTAAGATTCCAGATCATCGCCATGTGTCACTATTGATACCTGAGACTCTGCAGGTGAGCCAATATTATTTCCTGGACTGATCCTTACAATCCGTTGAGTGGTCTTAGTGATTGGTTTTACCATGACCTCGGGATGCTTGAAATTGAGAACAATGGAATGAGATTCAGTGTCAAACGTATCACCCGTCAATATACTATAGCTGTCGCTAGAATCACTATCTCGACGGGGACTATCATCCTCCATTTCCTGCCCGCAGTTTTCCGCCGAATCGGTAGCATCCTTGCTGCTGTTCCCGCTAATGCTTacatctttcttcatctctAAGAACCattcatcattgaaattggtCAATTTGTCCTGTATTAGATAATGGTTTTCATGTTTGTAAACAGTCCCACGAGTTAATTTATCAATGACAATATTAGTGTGGtcatctttcaaatggaaatattcGCTTAAAAACTCTTCTAATACTTTAATATCCTGGTGAATCTCATCCGGAATTGAAACCAAGAgtaattttttgtttaatGGTCCGGTCGCTTGAAACTGATCTCTGAGAAACCGTTTCAAAAGTCCATGCTTCAACTCGTTACCagtcaattcttcaaactctCCGTTTCGTAAATTGCTCAAATACCATGACCATAACCCATTGTAATCATTTTCATAGTAATCTTTCACCTGAACACTGGTAGGCATCCTCctttcttctatttctgCTGTAAGCGgtatatatttattgatCTCACTTTTCACAAATTCCTTTAACAACACAAGTGCCAAAATAAAGAGGGGGTATGGTATTATGATGTGTTATAATTAAGAATATAGTCTTCTCAAAAATAATGCAGGGTGTGTGTGGATGTTGTCAGTACATgaatccaaaaaaaaagcctGTATTGTAGCCCTAGATAATGCTTCGCTCCAGAGTATACTTTGCTCTTGCGCCTAGGATTGATGCAAaccaaatatcaaataaaTTAATTAAATAGATTGGTAACGCAGGGACCTCACTTGTAGTCAAAACCTCTGTGTTATTTCTCTCACGTTTCCTCTTTTCCGTCAGACGTGTTTTCAGCTAGCTGTAACCCCAAAGAATATCCCAGATAGCACCCGCTGAAACTTAACTGCaggatatatatatgtattcACACACGCAGAATAGCGATTAGAACCCCAGGTTAAACAAAAGGATCGTCTTCCTGATGGAATCATATGGTTTCGTGTTTTTATCCAAAAGtgctgttttttttatagtACTAACCATTTTGTTTCCGAGccgtttttttttttttggacAAACGTGTGGAAATCCTCGAATAGACCTCATCACATAGGTACCGTAGTATTGGGAAAAGAGCGAGATTATAAGCCGATTGATTTATAAGTGGAGGTTAAGGAAAATGTGTCACGAGAGCATGGGACAGAAAGAATCACACTATTAATCGGGGAGCAGCAGTAGttctttgtgtttttttttcttgcaaTGAAGTTAGCGATTGTTTGTAATGGGTCTTTTGTGTATTGAGATATGGAAATGCGATAGAAGACTGTTTAGGTTTACGTACCGGTACTTAACTATTTTCTATTTTGGTGGGGTATAGAAATCATTAAACCAATTTTCGTAGGAAGAGTCGTCTACTTTGTTCACGAATTGTTTCTCTACCATTTCCGTCCATGGTCCAACGAAATCTAAAccaatttcattattatcGTTAAACCAATCGACAAGTTGAGGAGGAAGATACCCTCCAGAACTGTTTGGCCCAGTATTTATGGCAGAAGCGGGGTTAGTATCTGGCGCTGGTTCTGGTACTGGCGCTGGAGGTGCACTGTTAATGCTAGCAACACCAAGAGCAGAGTCTACCGTAAAAGTGTCTGGCCGTTGttgttcatcatttgtAGTTTCTTGTTGCTTGTACTCTGTACTGCCAAATCTAACATTTGTACCTTTGTTGATAAATGGCGACGAGGATACATTTGCTGTATCTGAAACTTGATAACCTCCTACTGAGAAATGCCTGGCAGAATTGTCCGCGACATTTTCACTTCGATTGCTGGTTTTGTCCAAATAATCGTTGGAAATACTACGTGGTACAGGAGGCTGCATGTTAGGCTTGCACCTATGTTTCATCTCAGTGCACAAATACATTAAAATTGTCGAGTATCTGCTGCACAAATGTAATTCGTCTGGTGCAGCTGCTCTAAGAATTATGGCTGTTCGTTGAATCGTTTGAATTATTTCGTCAGTTGGTAATACACTCATTGTCAAAATGGTGTTGGCTTCAGGATTTTGAGTGATACCGTTCCCAGTGAGAGTTAAGTAACATTTTATCATGAACACAATTGATCTCACTATCCGCATGACCCATCTCACAGGCatatatttcaacatcttcagTTTGTGAACCCGTTGTGCACTATTCAAGATTTCCTTAGCTGCATTATAGGCGAGTTCAACGTATCTAGCACTTTTAGTGATCTCATTTAGTCGCAGTTTCGATGTACTTGTGTCCTGGTGATCCCATTGGAGAGCTAACGAATATATGTATAATTGACAGTAATAGTAATCGCTGATAAGAGATTCATGCTCAACTTTCTCTGTCATCTCAAAGACAAAACTTTTATTAGAACTCTTCGCTATAGAACACGCTGCGCCTCCACAAGGAACCAATAGCGATTTGTATATGTTATACCATCCTTCTATCAACGGAGATAGAACAGAAAGCATCGAGAGACGTTGGTGTCTGTCATGTGAACTTAGCTTCCCATTGTAAACATTTTCGTAACCTAGCGAAACGATTTTTAACAATTCAACTTTACCTCTTTGAATCTTTGAGAACTTTAAACGAAATTCTGGATCACTCTGAGTATTAGGGTTTTCAGTATTATAATGATATAATAGGTATTCATCGTTTAAAAACTCCCTTTCGATATCTGTTAGGCTGCCTTTCTTACTCCTTTCGCCAACTCTCTCTAAAAAACGCGCCCATCGCTCTTTGCTCTTGTCATTCTGAAGAATTCTCTCTAGGAAAAATTGTTCGTTGTCCAAATCATTATCTTCGAAACCGTTCAACCTCACTTCGGATAATGATTCCGATAACGAGCTTCTTTTGTTAAGATTCATTGCAGTGTGAGTTTCACATATGTGAGTCATTACAAATATCTTGGAGCTGAACTCGATGACGTTTAAATCTTGTGCCAATCGTACTGCGTTACCAGTTAACAACCAAGACATCCTATCACTTCTACGCATGGCAGCAAGACCAGTTAAAGAATCGCTGCCTTGTGGTTGCGAAGTTTGTGATGAAGGGCGTTTTGGTAAGTCACTAATATCAGGATAGTTAGCGTAGTCTGACCCCTTCCAATGAATAGCTCTAGGGTTCCATTCTGTAAAGATCAAAAAAGCCAAAATCGTACCAATCGAACGTGTGCTGGCTTCAGCCCACACAGTTTGAGAAACCAGCCGTTGACAGTAAATCCAGAGCCTTTCATGTAGTTCAACATGAACAGTATTATCAATCTCGTTTAATCCTAAATCATGTAAAGTGTGATAACGAGCGGATATTGTTAAAATGGTGCATAATAACAAAGGATATCTAGCTAGCTCATCAGCATCTTGCAGTTGTAGCGGTATGTAAGGTGAGAAAGGATGCATAGTAAGGAAAAAAGCATCAATCCTTTTTCTAGCTTCTGCCTCTGTGAGAAGTTGATATGGCCCAATATATTCAATATCCCCTAGTTTCATGGATGGTTTTGGTCTAACGCTACTGAGCTTCTCTATCAACGGTATCGTACCAGGTTTTTGCCCTTCTGGTTCCACGAAAGAAGTGACGTATGAGTCAGTAAGCATTTTCGGTATGGATGAGGGCTCCATAGAACCAGTTGCCTGTTTGTTTCCGTAGCTCGATACAGAAGGTTGCCTCGAAACAGCATCTGTCGGTTCGAtttcatcatattttgtTGCTGCATCGACCTGATCTCTCAAGTCTTCTTTCGCTACAGATCCAGCTGCTTTGGCTAGGAAATAAAACGCATTCTGTAAAGTAGGGGGGTCTGTATTGATagaaatatcatcttttgTATGAGTTTGAAGCCTATCCAAATCTGTAtctaattctttcttcaaagtctGACCTTGTATCACGCTGGTTATCACATCGGCCATTGATTTGCCAGcactttcttcttttaaacTAACTAAACTCTGCTTAGCAACTCTAAATCCACCACGTTTTGTCTCAGTGAACATGCATTCTCGGCTCTCTCTTTTACACCTGACACAAGGTGGCCCATGTGGGTTATCAAATGGACCTAGATCACATTTCACCTTTCTCATCTTGCAGTTCAAACAGGCCTTGTAACCTCTCTTGAAGGTTTGCTTCTTGGGAGCAGTTTGAGACTCATTTCCATTCGAAACCATGGATGCCAATAGATTTATGATAGGGTTTAACCTTCTGTACTGAGATGGCCAGAAGGTAGCTTATCATTGTAGCTCATGACAATAGAAGAGCGATACTTAAAAACTGTCATCTTGTGAACAAAGGACTCGAGTTTGGAACTTTTGTAGATTTCATACTTTATTGAATACTATAAATAACGAAAGagaaaatcaaagaatacAATAGGACTTATATGCCATTCGTATGATGGCAGCTTTGTGACCTGAAACGTATAGTGAATTAATTATTAATGGAGAAGCTACTTATATTGCTGGTTGTGAGGTTGAATTTTGTACATTCTTCCAACTAAGGGGCCTTTCACAGTATAAAGGACCACAAATCCTGGACTTTCCTTGGACTtcattaaaagaaaattttaCCTTATTACCTCCTTGAGCAGTGATTGCTCTAGGAAAATACTTTGTTCAGTTAAATTCAACGGAATGATTCTCACAGTTAAatgtttattttttattagATGTTCTAGATTGGGAATTATAAGAAGGTACTGCTGAAGGATGTCTTtccattgttttcaattgctcCTCCGTAATACCAAGTTCTGCTGCAAACTCCTTCGATAAGTTTCTTGACGTCCGTTTGGAGCCGGTGTGTTTTTCTGGAGTTTGACTTGGGGATACCATAGAAGCACTACGGTTGAGTAATGGTGTTTCATCGTATAACCCGTTGAAATCAAACACCAAAGAAGACCTCTCTGGTCTCTTGGGCGGAACTCCGCCATAAGAATTATCACTAGGGTTTCTTCCGTTACTAGAGAGAGTGGAAGTGTGGGCACCAATATACGATCCAACATTATGCatattgaaagatgttcCACTGTCTGTACTAGTCCCCTGTAAAGATGCCAATCGAGAAGCTAGACCTGTTGATGAGCCAGATCCAAAGTTTTGCAGTATGTCAGAACGAGAAAGATGACGATacatttcttcatcaaattcatcgtAGTCTCCAACATTCACGTCACTTACATCGTCATCATAATCCTCAATATCAATGTctatttcatcatcaaggtcaatggaagaaatatgGCCGGAACTGAACTCCTCTAAGCCGCTATTTGTAATAATAGGCGGATCATCGATTTCATCCTGAGTGGCGTCGTACAAATATTCATCATATGTTCCGTTATTGCCAGTTAAATCCAATATGCCGCCAGAACcattggaagaaagaagtgtTTGTGTGACAGCAGTCGCCATCGTATCCGAATTTACATGTGCGCTGTTAGAGGTGACTGAAGGGAAGATATTAGGAATCTGATGCTGTAAATATGATCCATCGTTTGTGCCAATTGGAGAACGACTCctaatttcttctctgtCTGAGGCGACTTGTAGAATGGTGTTTTCCAAATCGGACTCTGGCAATGCGATGttaccatcttcatcaaccTCCAGTTCTCCCATGTCGAAAGGTTCTGTCTCGTCAGTaagatcatcatctttctcGTTATAGTATGGAAGGATTGGTTCCACCGTTACTGTTTCAGTTTTATCGTGTATGATCTTCTCTAGCTTTTCTGGCTCACTGGTATGAACATCTTTTCCGACACCAgcaaaaaagaaattaccatcttcatcaacataATATGTTATTCCTTGGCTGATGCTGTAGACAGTATTCTCACCAGTGATTATCAAATCATCGTCTATGTATTCTGCACTATgtgaatcttcttcagtagTATCTGAGTCAGAAAATTGGGAACCACTGTAAAACATATTTCTCATAGGGCTGTCCGTACTTCCATTCATATGGTGGCTGTAGAATGTTGGTATTTCGGGCCAGTTTTTTTCCGTTAAATGCATCCGTTGGGCACAATTTGTTCTCTTGTAAAGGTTCTTCAGGAAAACCAGTATCAAACCAACGAGGCATAAAATAAAAGCAGTAAGCACGGTCACCATGCAGACAAATCTGATGACAGTATCGTGATTTGGAAAGCCAGATGTTAAACCGGCGTCTAATGATCCCCACAATGCAGCGTTGTTTGACGAATTGTCCTTTTCGGCCCCATTTCCACCGGTTCCTTCTCCAGATCCGTTTCCGTTTCCATCGCTATCACCTCCAGATCCGTTTCCACTAGAAGATCCAGAGC harbors:
- a CDS encoding uncharacterized protein (uniprot|P56095 Kluyveromyces lactis KLLA0A01760g YAP1 AP- 1-like transcription factor) — encoded protein: MSTSTAKRPFDNKRAGSPDDGTDSDSGGNNSGSSPASKRRERKPGRKPLETEAKDKRTAQNRAAQRAFRERRERKMKELEDKVSQLESLNKQSELETKFLRNQVTNLLSELKRYNPELPKKRDSILLDYLAKQRKASIDSNPDFSAAANKAANSKDSSTAISSSNFQFEFPWKMDPSKIPSPSSDSTSPSASTSILDNANNKSVSSTNLNHSRSSISNSSSSPSNVNGLSSRKHSNTLNLYQTQSNVTSEFDFDSQFDESVSSFCSKLSMACGTKSNPIPKASPVSTPSSSDLLKPKSNSNVNITNHNNNKINSKDLSSSAPLHDSASASALNNHDSVNAVSNQFSVDKQYNDSSHSQATPNGLDNDSSVSAWQQPSFGQLGFRTDQLFDLDLDSASPITKQKDNNYSTTTNNTNSPAKADGMYWNFNTPLSNMVSRNMQNPEIPFIDTGLAFPDYDDPLLDILKEEQENEQVEGDSDPIQALINEEPSMPLCHDPAANAGASVSETDKLSNQEEIVQDIIPSNDGKLLKCSEVWDRITAHPRYSDLDIDGLCLELRTKAKCSEKGVVVNAEDVQKALISHMQ
- the GIS4 gene encoding Gis4p (some similarities with uniprot|Q04233 Saccharomyces cerevisiae YML006C GIS4 CAAX box containing protein of unknown function proposed to be involved in the RAS/cAMP signaling pathway); this encodes MPTSVQVKDYYENDYNGLWSWYLSNLRNGEFEELTGNELKHGLLKRFLRDQFQATGPLNKKLLLVSIPDEIHQDIKVLEEFLSEYFHLKDDHTNIVIDKLTRGTVYKHENHYLIQDKLTNFNDEWFLEMKKDVSISGNSSKDATDSAENCGQEMEDDSPRRDSDSSDSYSILTGDTFDTESHSIVLNFKHPEVMVKPITKTTQRIVRISPGNNIGSPAESQVSIVTHGDDLESYRGEALVQTVTRAIDEDEEDEDDDDHHHDVESADDMKSKDISIPPSISISDNFGTFRLVLQSILITNKETEQIFTGIRQSENDRSNADINDDWLLYDTDFNLGNLQMLSLYDILDFSKFLPKILFYSMIHVKDSVDDNTELSLQHLITVNNTLTNGNMYSPHEVDDSMSELSSDNSIECYTGNSNDSIADEPVIGLYSPATAATAGHRSIRTVESIGAWALNRSNTKKSMETVQNTVSRDSRGNFMNRIKSQPMPVLLQTLNSNIDEEAIKIKKNLAKVRARQRKKSTSHNCSIM
- the ARO80 gene encoding Aro80p (similar to uniprot|Q04052 Saccharomyces cerevisiae YDR421W ARO80 Zinc finger transcriptional activator of the Zn2Cys6 family activates transcription of aromatic amino acid catabolic genes in the presence of aromatic amino acids), whose amino-acid sequence is MVSNGNESQTAPKKQTFKRGYKACLNCKMRKVKCDLGPFDNPHGPPCVRCKRESRECMFTETKRGGFRVAKQSLVSLKEESAGKSMADVITSVIQGQTLKKELDTDLDRLQTHTKDDISINTDPPTLQNAFYFLAKAAGSVAKEDLRDQVDAATKYDEIEPTDAVSRQPSVSSYGNKQATGSMEPSSIPKMLTDSYVTSFVEPEGQKPGTIPLIEKLSSVRPKPSMKLGDIEYIGPYQLLTEAEARKRIDAFFLTMHPFSPYIPLQLQDADELARYPLLLCTILTISARYHTLHDLGLNEIDNTVHVELHERLWIYCQRLVSQTVWAEASTRSIGTILAFLIFTEWNPRAIHWKGSDYANYPDISDLPKRPSSQTSQPQGSDSLTGLAAMRRSDRMSWLLTGNAVRLAQDLNVIEFSSKIFVMTHICETHTAMNLNKRSSLSESLSEVRLNGFEDNDLDNEQFFLERILQNDKSKERWARFLERVGERSKKGSLTDIEREFLNDEYLLYHYNTENPNTQSDPEFRLKFSKIQRGKVELLKIVSLGYENVYNGKLSSHDRHQRLSMLSVLSPLIEGWYNIYKSLLVPCGGAACSIAKSSNKSFVFEMTEKVEHESLISDYYYCQLYIYSLALQWDHQDTSTSKLRLNEITKSARYVELAYNAAKEILNSAQRVHKLKMLKYMPVRWVMRIVRSIVFMIKCYLTLTGNGITQNPEANTILTMSVLPTDEIIQTIQRTAIILRAAAPDELHLCSRYSTILMYLCTEMKHRCKPNMQPPVPRSISNDYLDKTSNRSENVADNSARHFSVGGYQVSDTANVSSSPFINKGTNVRFGSTEYKQQETTNDEQQRPDTFTVDSALGVASINSAPPAPVPEPAPDTNPASAINTGPNSSGGYLPPQLVDWFNDNNEIGLDFVGPWTEMVEKQFVNKVDDSSYENWFNDFYTPPK